Genomic segment of Niallia taxi:
CGAAACTAAAAACAAACGGAAAAGAATATGAGAAATCACACTGTAGCATAATAAAAGTACTCTTAATTTTTAAATGTGAATATTGGCGAAAAAAGGGAGGGAGAATATGTCAGTAATATTAACAGAGCAAGCCAGGAAATATGAAGAAATAAAGGAGGCGCAAGAAGCAGTCTTCGATCTTTGGAATGAATATTGGCTAGAGTATTCTGCTTTTAATACATGGCAATTTTGGTTTAATGTATTAATGATTATCCTGCCATTAATCATACTTTGCTTATTTATTGATCGGAAAAGATTGTTTTTATTGCTTTTCTTTGGATTTAATATACATGTGTGGACAGCTTATATCGATAGTATGGCTACAAGAGCCAATTATATCGGATACCCGTATAAAGCAATTCCCACACTTCCGATTCATTTTGGGATGGACAGTTCGTTAGTTCCTGTTCTCTTTATCTTTATGTACCAATATACGCTCAAAAAGAAGGCTAACTTTTACCTGCATTCCTTATTACTAATTGCCCTTATTTCATTTTTGTTAAAGCCATTTTTTGTGGAAATTCATTTGTTCTATTTAAGTAAGGGAACTAATTACTTTTATATTTTCTTAGGCTATGTACTAATAACAATTGTGTCAAAAGGAATAGTGGAATTCTTCTTGAGATTGCAAAGTAAATCAGAGCTTCCAAACACAAAATCATGAGTAATTATTAAAGGTGGATACTATGAAATATCAAGAAGGTTTGCGGCTTATTGATGAAGCTAACGATAAAATTACAGAAGGAAATAGTATGATTGTGGATGCAATCCTTCACGCATTTTTATTTACATGGCAGTGGTGGATCGCCGTTGGCATGATTATTATCCCATGGTCAGTGTGGCTCATTATTCGTGATAAAAATAGTTCAGGTAGATTATTTGCTGCTGGCTTATTGGTAATGGTTATGTCAGAAATACTGGATACGGTTGGAGTAATGTTTGGAAGCTGGTCCTATCCAATAAAGGTTTTACCGGTTGCAACGATTAATTTTTCCTTTCGGCTTTCGGTGTTGCCTGTTGTTGTCATGTTATTATTGCAATATAAGCCAAGGATAAACCCATTTATTAAAGCTATAGGGTTTGGAGCTTTTGGTTCATTTATAGGCTTACCGTTGCTTAGTATGATTGATTTATATAAAAAGCTCCAATGGCAGTATACGTATTCCTTTATTATTCTGACGGTTTTTTATTTGTTGAGCCACTTCTTTGTTTATAAATGCAAATTTAATGAGATTAAACCAGAATAAAAAAGGGGAGCCCATTCGGAGTCCCCTTTACGCGTTGTTATGAGGTTTTTAAAACCTTTTTACTGCCAGCAACCTTCTCTTCCTTCGCTAATAGTATGCCTACAAGGCCGAATAATGAGAATATAACTGGAACGATAAAGCCGTAATGATAGCCTAGACTGATTGACTCCTTCGGAAAGAAGTCTAATACATGACCAAAAAAGATTGGCAATAACACAGCACTTAAAAAACCACCCATATTCGCGAAACCTGTTACAACACCTACTTCTTCAATTGGGAACGACTTGCGCACAATGGCAAATGTTAAGGCACTTGCGCCATTACCAAATCCTAAGATGAAGAGCATAAACAGTACCATTAAGAAAGGCGGGCTTGTGTTTAAGCTGAATAATCCAACCCAGCCAATAATGACAATTAGATGGACAATTGTATAAGTTTTTTTTATTTGACCGGTTCTGCTGGAAATCCAGCCAAGGAATGGTCCTCCAATCATTGTCCCGACTAATGCGTACATCACAATTTGACTCGCACTAGAGCGTGTTAAATCAAAGACATTCATGCCATAAGGTACAGCCCATGAACCGATAAAGCCAACATACGTTCCGACTACGCCAAAGTGACAAAGAAAGGTGGCCCAAGCTTGTCGGGTAGTTACAACACGCCGGAGAATATTCCAGACACTTTCCCTTCTAACAGGCTTATCCGGATTTGATGGAGTATTTTGTTTGAATATTCTTCTAGACTTGGAGATTAATACGAAATGAAGCACGAACGAGAACAAAATCAACATGATGCTGACGCTTAAAAAAGGAATTCTCCAGCCAGCATTCGTAATCCACAAGGAAAAAGGCAGTGTCGCAGATAACGATCCAATACCGCCGATAAGTGCAACGATCCCCATCAATTTAACAAATTCATTTCCTTTAAACCATTCATTAAGTATTAGTACTAAGTTTACAAAAATAGCAGCATCCCCAACTCCAACTATAAAACGGGATGTGATTAGTACATATTCATTAGGTGCGATACTATAAAAAAGACTTCCGAGTCCTGTTAGCAAAGTACCAACGATTAGAAATCGGTTTGGTCCAAAGCGATCTGATAATAGGCCAACAGGAATTTGCAATCCTGCATATGCTAAAAATTGAATACTGCTTATCATTCCAACTGTTGAGGCTGAAATATGAAAATCATTCATGATTTGCTCCGTAATAAGTCCTGGAGCAGTTCTTTGACTTACGATTAAGAAATAGGCAAACAAGACGGCGCTAAATACGATCCATCTATAGCCACTTTCCTTTTTGTCCAAGCCCAAGCTGATGCGCCTCCTCTTTCATATATCGATCTGTTTTAGGACTGAATTTAAGTCCACTTCTTTCATTTTAGTATTAAAGAAACGGAAGAACAACCACAAATAATGTAAACATCCTAAAAAAGGAAATTCATTGCTCAAAAAAGCTTTTTCAAAAATATAGTTTATTTTGAAAAAATAGGTCTTTCCTACGTGGAAATAGGGAAAGTTCATTCCGATATTAGTGTATAGGAAGGGGTTTTCACATGTATGTTGAGCAACTAATTGAAACGGTTAATGCTAAGGTAGAAGAACTGGATTTAGTAACTGCAAGAAAGCTAATGGAAGATAATATAGATTATTTGAGGAAAAACGAAAGAAAATTAAAGAAAAACGGCAGAGAACTGTTGAAGTTTATTACAGATTCCATTGAATCAGGTTATCAGCATCCAACCCGGCACGAGTTAGCTATCTATAATTCTATCAATTCATATGCTTCCAAGTTTGATGTTAGAGGCTTAAAGCTGCTCATTCAAGGTAATGAACAAACATTATTGAAAAAAGCAGCCAGAAGTTATTTAAATGGCGATGCAAAGGTATTACTAGAAGGCTTAGGTGCAATAAGCAAGGAATAGGAAATAGGGAGTGGCTATCTAAAGCATCTCCCTTTTGTTTTGTTTAAGGAGTAGCGTATAATTTATTCACAAAATAGGTTTAGGAGTGCATCTAATGAAATGTGGAGCGAAATGTTTTTTTGTGGAACTGGAGAAAAACGGAGAGAAGCTTGTATTGCCAATTACAGCAAGGACGCCTGTTGCTGCAAGAAAAACTGTCAGGCTCGAATACGGGCAAGCTGCTAATATTATTTCGGTTCGTACAGATAAGAGGAAATAGATTTTTTATGAAGAATAAATGTAGGGAGTTACCATTTATGTAGAATAGTTTCATACATATATATAGAGCTAGAAGGAAAATGAAATATTATATGAAGCACCAAAAAAGATGCAGCAGAATGACTATTAAATTTTCCGGATCAGAAAATTTGAAGGGAGACAATAATGGAAAAGGATCAGGCTTTTTATGACTTTATTAAGGATGGAAATCGTGCTTTCAAGGGCTGGGATCTCTCCTTTTTGAGCGAAACAGGGCGTACCTCCAGCAGTGTGCTTTCATGGTCGTATGGAAGTATGGCAATACCGCTCACTCGCAATACGGATTGTATGCTTGATATGGGTACAGGCGGCGGTGAATTTTTATCATTGCTTTACCCATTATCTGCAAGCGTTTTCGCAACAGAAGGCTATGAACCGAATGTAGCAATTGCTAAGAAGCGATTGCTACATTCGGTGTTCAAGTTACCTTTATTGAAGAAGATAATAATCTGCCATTTGCTGATAATCAATTTAGCCTTATACTTAACAGACATGAATCCTATTCTCCTTTTGAGCTGAGAAGAATATTAAATAAGCACGGAGTTTTTTTAACACAGCAGGTTGGTGGATCTGATTGTGCCGAAATAAATAAAGCCTTAGGTGTTCCTGTAAATGGTGAATTTTCTAAATGGAACCTTCAATTAGTGACGGAAGAGTTAGAAAACCATGATTTTCAAATATTGTTTGCGAAAGAGGAATTTCCAGTTACTCGTTTTTACGATATTGGTGCATTGATTTATTATCTTCATGCAATTTCCTGGCAGGTTCCTGGCTTTAGTGTTTCAAAATACGAACATAAATTATTTGACATACATCAAGATATCCAGAAAAATGGTTACTTCGAGGCTAGGCAGCATAGGTTTATCGTGAAGGCTAGGAAAATGTAACGTAAATTGTCGAGAAGATCAAGGCAGCAAAACTCCTTGTTCTTTTTTATTATGGTCGTGCTCCAAAGAATTTATCATTATGGTAAAATACAAAAAAGCCAATTAGGAGGGGAAAAGATGTTCCTACATAAAATCAATGCTGACCTATCATTAAAGCTGATCCAGCTTAACGATGCTGACCGTGTTTTTGAGTTAACGGAAGAATCGAGAAGCTATTTACGAGAATGGCTGCCATGGCTTGATACAACAACGAAAGTAAAGGATACAAAGGACTATATAAAGTTTTGTTTAAAGGGGTTTTCAGAGAATAATAGTTTGACTACTGTGATTCTTTTTAAAGGGGACATTGTAGGAGTAGCAAGCTTTAACAGTATTAACTGGTCAAATAAGACAGCGTATATCGGCTATTGGTTAGGACATGCCTATCAAGGAAATGGAATTATGATAAATGTTGTAAGAGCATTAACTGATTATGCTTTTCAAGAGTTACAATTAAATAAAGTCGAGGTAAGAGCCGCATCAGGAAATAAAAAAAGTAGAAGTATTCCTGAAAAGCTGCAATTCACGGAGGAAGGCTGCATTAGAAAGGCAGAATGGCTTTATGATCATTATGTGGACCATGTTGTGTATGGTGTTTTGGCAGAGGAGTGGGCCAGCTAATAGGAAGTGAGGTTGCTTGCCAATGATAGAAATTCAGGAATATAACGACAGTTGGGAAGTCTGCTACAAATTAATGGAACAGATTTTAAAGGACAGCTTAAAGGAAGATATTCTTCGCATCGAGCATGTTGGCAGCACTTCTGTTAAAGGCTTATGTGCTAAACCAATTTTAGATATAGATGTTGTTATTGAAAATATTGCCATTTTTCCAGAGGTGGTAGCTGTTCTTGGCGCAATTGGTTACTACCATCAACAGGATTGGAGCTTTGAAGGGAGAGAAGCCTTCGGACGAAGGGATGACCTTGTCCCGTGGACTGCTAACAAACACAACCAAATTTGGATGGAGCATCATCTTTACGTTTGTACAAAGGACAGTGAGGAATTGACAAGACATCTGGCCTTTCGCGATTATCTCCGTTCAAATGAGAAGGAAGCAGATGAATACGGCAAATTAAAGCATTACTTGGCAAGTACATCAAAAACCCGTCAAGCTTATACAGCAGGTAAAAATGAGTTTGTATCAAGTATTTTGAAAAAGGCATTAAGGAGCAAGTAATGAACGAAATAATAGCTCATATAATGACAAAAAAGCCTGGAATAGATGAAATTGACATAGGAGCTACTGAAGAAAAGCTCGGTGCAGCTTTTCCTGTACAATTTCATCAGTTATATAAGCTGGTTAATAATGCAGAAATTGGAGATTGGCTATTATTTCCCATTAAGGCTAGGAAAAATGTAAAAAAGACATGGGACGACATTGTCAGACAGAATATTGAAGCACGAAAAGAAGGGCTTGCAGAAGGATGGATTGCTGTTGGAGAAGATGGCACAGGAGATAAATTATGCCTAAAAACGAGCAATGGTCTTATGGAAGAACCAATTTATGTTTGGTATCATGAGGATGGTCAAACAGAACAGATTGCTCAAAGGTTAATGAGCTTTATTATGCTTCTGTCACAAGAGGAATAAAGAAAGGATGTGCCTATATGGGCACATCCTTTCTTGTACATACAAGTTATTCTTTATTATCGACAATCACTAATTCATCATGGTCCTTTCTGGTCATATTTTCTGCGAAAACTAGATTAGTGTGCAGTCTATAAGTAAAATCTGCGGCGGTTGGCTCAAGCTTATCTGTAATCAAGTAAGAAAAGGGAAGCTCGACTTTCTCCTCACTGTTTATGACTTTGGACATCAGAATGGTTGTGACCTCTTCTACAGTTTCTGTATGACCATTTTCATATTCCTTCACTAAAGTGCATTCCAATCTTTTAATTTTGCAGCTTTTACGTCCCCCTTGAATAAAGAAATGGCCTTTGACTATCTCTCCGTAAGCAGCTGATTCCTTTGATAAAGAAAGATCAACAGAAGGGGCACCAGTTTTTAGTAAATTAGTCAATAAAGTTAACAAACTATAATCCTCCAGTCCTATTTTTAATAGGATATTGTTTTGGGTTTGTAATGCGTTGGTTATGTTTTAAATGTTATGTTTGTATCAAAAGATAAGTCTGTTGTAATAAGAAATGTTAGCAAACAAATATCGTTGCCTTACACACTCCAATTATACGTCTTCTACTCTAATAATATAATAGATTTTTATAGATTTCGATAACTTGTTTATATTGCTGTTCTCCTCCTTAATGACTTAGGTTAATGTTTTGTTTAATGATTTTTTCTTCCACCCGTTTTTCAATTTTTTCTACTAGGCTTCTATCCTTTAGAAGCTCTTCCTTATTCTTTTTAATCAATTCATACAAGTTCAATTTTAGTTGTCTTTTCATAATAATCATCCTCACTATTATTCATTTTTCGTCCACCTTTGTATAAAAACAAAAAAACCTTCACCGATGACGGTAAAGGTTTTTGGATAATAAAAGACCTTTACACATTCACATGTAAAGGTCTTGCTAACAACTTTTCAGTTGCCAACAAAGCCGAGAGTTTGCACTCTGTAATGACGACTTTGCTGTAAAAGCTACTCCCCTTTAGGGATATTCGAAATATTATATATCTATCATAAAAGAGAAAGAGGATTTAGTCAAATGAATGAAGAATGTAAAAAAAATATTTTTATTTCCTATATATATATGGGAAATAAGTTTTTTTAATTGTTTATACTTTTTAAGGAAAGTTACCGGCAACTTAATACAATACTAGGGAGGGATGGGGGAGGAGTACATAAAAAATGGTGAAGCTGTATTTGGATAAATTTAATTCTATTTAACGTGCGATTGATAAGGACATATGTTTTATTGGTTAAGGAGATTTTAATTATAATGTTAATGAGATAAAGAAAATGAAAACTGCTAACAATGTGAATTTAAATTGCAAGTATGACTGCAAACATAAAAATATAGTTAGTGTGTACATATATTGAGTTTTGTTTCCTTGTAAAGTATTTAAATTGTCAGTAAGAACAGTAAAAAAATAATTGTCTGTGATTTTCATTTAATCACGGGTGAATAGTCTCAGTTCATTTTTCTTTGCGATGGTAGAGTTGCAGTATGTAGAATTTTGACACAAATCAAAAAATAGAGAATTTCGTCAGCCTATAATTTAAAAGTAAAAAAAGTATGAAGGTTTTATAAAGTTATTTGGTGGGAAGAAAAGATAAATAGAATATATTTTCGTATAAAAAAAGTCTAATGAGGACTACTCTCATCAGACTTTTTGCATTTTTTTAGAGTAAATTCAAATCGAAAATCGTTAAAATTTGAGTAATTTTGTTGACAAAAAAATTCAAAGAGACTCTATTGACTCTAGTTCCAAAAAAGGGTTGAATAGTGTTTAGACACAACATATTGAGATATATTTATAAAAAACATCTGTATTTAGTAGCCCTTGTATGTTTTAAGGGTATAGGATAGAATATTGCTTTTGCCCCTATTCTATCAAAAATCTTAAGGAGGGAATAATTTTGTTTATCGTGTTTGACAGTAAAACCGGGAATGTGCGCCGCTTTGTCCAGAAACTAGGGTTACCAGAACATAATTTAATAGAACTAAAGGCTGGACTTAAAGTCTATGAACCTTTTATACTATTAACTTATACAACTGGGATGGGGCAGGTTCCTCAAACAACATTAGACTTCCTTAAGGCAAATCATACCAATCTTTATGCAGTCGTATCGAGTGGTAATAAAAATTGGGGGCAAAACTTTGCTTTAAGTGCAAATAAGATATCAAATATGTACGGGGTACCGATTCTTCATAAGTTTGAGATGAGCGGCATGCCCGAAGATGTGGAGATAGT
This window contains:
- a CDS encoding sporulation protein, with translation MLTLLTNLLKTGAPSVDLSLSKESAAYGEIVKGHFFIQGGRKSCKIKRLECTLVKEYENGHTETVEEVTTILMSKVINSEEKVELPFSYLITDKLEPTAADFTYRLHTNLVFAENMTRKDHDELVIVDNKE
- a CDS encoding CBO0543 family protein, which codes for MSVILTEQARKYEEIKEAQEAVFDLWNEYWLEYSAFNTWQFWFNVLMIILPLIILCLFIDRKRLFLLLFFGFNIHVWTAYIDSMATRANYIGYPYKAIPTLPIHFGMDSSLVPVLFIFMYQYTLKKKANFYLHSLLLIALISFLLKPFFVEIHLFYLSKGTNYFYIFLGYVLITIVSKGIVEFFLRLQSKSELPNTKS
- a CDS encoding CBO0543 family protein — translated: MKYQEGLRLIDEANDKITEGNSMIVDAILHAFLFTWQWWIAVGMIIIPWSVWLIIRDKNSSGRLFAAGLLVMVMSEILDTVGVMFGSWSYPIKVLPVATINFSFRLSVLPVVVMLLLQYKPRINPFIKAIGFGAFGSFIGLPLLSMIDLYKKLQWQYTYSFIILTVFYLLSHFFVYKCKFNEIKPE
- a CDS encoding FbpB family small basic protein, whose translation is MKRQLKLNLYELIKKNKEELLKDRSLVEKIEKRVEEKIIKQNINLSH
- the nrdI gene encoding class Ib ribonucleoside-diphosphate reductase assembly flavoprotein NrdI, with protein sequence MFIVFDSKTGNVRRFVQKLGLPEHNLIELKAGLKVYEPFILLTYTTGMGQVPQTTLDFLKANHTNLYAVVSSGNKNWGQNFALSANKISNMYGVPILHKFEMSGMPEDVEIVRERVQNISYETHRIKQRSDTA
- a CDS encoding GrpB family protein; this translates as MIEIQEYNDSWEVCYKLMEQILKDSLKEDILRIEHVGSTSVKGLCAKPILDIDVVIENIAIFPEVVAVLGAIGYYHQQDWSFEGREAFGRRDDLVPWTANKHNQIWMEHHLYVCTKDSEELTRHLAFRDYLRSNEKEADEYGKLKHYLASTSKTRQAYTAGKNEFVSSILKKALRSK
- a CDS encoding SMI1/KNR4 family protein, which translates into the protein MNEIIAHIMTKKPGIDEIDIGATEEKLGAAFPVQFHQLYKLVNNAEIGDWLLFPIKARKNVKKTWDDIVRQNIEARKEGLAEGWIAVGEDGTGDKLCLKTSNGLMEEPIYVWYHEDGQTEQIAQRLMSFIMLLSQEE
- a CDS encoding GNAT family N-acetyltransferase, which encodes MFLHKINADLSLKLIQLNDADRVFELTEESRSYLREWLPWLDTTTKVKDTKDYIKFCLKGFSENNSLTTVILFKGDIVGVASFNSINWSNKTAYIGYWLGHAYQGNGIMINVVRALTDYAFQELQLNKVEVRAASGNKKSRSIPEKLQFTEEGCIRKAEWLYDHYVDHVVYGVLAEEWAS
- a CDS encoding MFS transporter; this encodes MDKKESGYRWIVFSAVLFAYFLIVSQRTAPGLITEQIMNDFHISASTVGMISSIQFLAYAGLQIPVGLLSDRFGPNRFLIVGTLLTGLGSLFYSIAPNEYVLITSRFIVGVGDAAIFVNLVLILNEWFKGNEFVKLMGIVALIGGIGSLSATLPFSLWITNAGWRIPFLSVSIMLILFSFVLHFVLISKSRRIFKQNTPSNPDKPVRRESVWNILRRVVTTRQAWATFLCHFGVVGTYVGFIGSWAVPYGMNVFDLTRSSASQIVMYALVGTMIGGPFLGWISSRTGQIKKTYTIVHLIVIIGWVGLFSLNTSPPFLMVLFMLFILGFGNGASALTFAIVRKSFPIEEVGVVTGFANMGGFLSAVLLPIFFGHVLDFFPKESISLGYHYGFIVPVIFSLFGLVGILLAKEEKVAGSKKVLKTS